One Elaeis guineensis isolate ETL-2024a chromosome 10, EG11, whole genome shotgun sequence genomic window carries:
- the LOC105052517 gene encoding translationally-controlled tumor protein homolog: protein MIVYQDLLTGDELLSDSFPYKEIENGMLWEVEGKWVVQGAVNVDIGANPSAEGGEEDEGVDDQAQKVVDIVDTFRLQEQPAFDKKQFVTYMKRYIKLLTPKLDEEKQELFKKHIEGATKYLLSKLSDLQFFVGESLHDDGSLVFAYYKEGATDPTFLYFAYGLKEVKC, encoded by the exons ATGATCGTCTACCAGGATTTGCTCACAG GTGATGAGCTCCTCTCAGACTCGTTCCCATACAAAGAAATCGAAAATGGAATGCTGTGGGAAGTTGAGGGGAAG TGGGTTGTTCAAGGAGCTGTAAATGTAGACATTGGTGCTAATCCTTCTGCTGAAGGTGGTGAAGAAGATGAAGGGGTTGATGATCAGGCTCAGAAGGTGGTTGATATTGTTGACACCTTCCGCCTTCAG GAACAACCTGCCTTTGACAAGAAGCAATTTGTGACCTATATGAAGCGTTATATTAAGCTTTTGACACCCAAGCTGGATGAGGAGAAGCAGGAGCTCTTTAAAAAGCACATTGAGGGAGCTACCAAGTATTTACTCTCGAAGCTCAGCGACCTACAATT TTTTGTGGGTGAGAGCTTGCATGATGATGGTAGCTTGGTCTTTGCATACTACAAGGAGGGAGCCACTGATCCAACATTTTTGTACTTTGCCTATGGATTGAAGGAGGTCAAGTGCTAA